The Rhipicephalus sanguineus isolate Rsan-2018 chromosome 10, BIME_Rsan_1.4, whole genome shotgun sequence genome segment AAAGACTTTGTTACGGTTGGAGATCTTATTGTAGCTCAAACATTGAAAAACATGTTGAAACCCTAGCCAGCAACGACACGGCACAGATTGAGAATCAAAATGTATTACATCAACAGTTGCCTATCAGTTGTGGTGGTGTCTGTCTAACGAgaactgtggttgtggtgttgcCTATGTAATAAACCTCACATGCATAGTCCTATGACGCAGCAAGCCATAGTCTAGCATTGGTCATCCTTGCATAGATGCCCCAACGATCGCTCCTAACATTTTGTTTTGATGAAAGCGACGTCTGTTGTGCAATAAGAGTGCCAACGTTTCGTGGGACAGTGAGCTACTCTTTACATGCCAGTGTAGATGTGCTTGCTAATCCCACAccatgcacacaactactaaaaTTACGCAGACGTCAATCCATCTCGcaagacttggctcaaagccagaaaaCGCGGCATAaccagctactcgctgactgctttgtaCGATTCCCACAATACGCGGGATCTTCTGGAATTTTTATGTTATGAGAACAAGTCCCCATTTACAATGTCAAAGCACAAGCAAACTGCGCCTGTGCATGCAGTTTGCAGAAATGACTACGCCATCTATAGTTGGGCAAAATATTTTGCTAACATGAAAAGGGTCACAACAGCTGGCTTCCAACCAATTGCACGAACCAAAACCGAACGAAGACAAAACGTGTAGAAGATTCCGCACATCGCCGCCTCGAAAGTGTCGACAATAAAGCAAAGGAACATTATCGCGAAACCTTTGAGCAGTTCACCATAGCGCACTCTACGGCTGCACCAGAAGGTAAACAGCTCAACAGACACGGACCAAACTGTTCCACGGTTTTATTGCACTCTCCTTGTAAGAACTACGGGATACATCACATTGTTTCAGCCTGCTGGTCATCCACTTCTGGGTTTTTCGCATCTAGTCCACCGGCATCCTTTGCACAAGGAGGCCCATCTGCATCTGTGAGCTCCTGCCCGGTATCATCCTCTTCCTCCTCCGAGCTGTCCTCGTCACCAGAGTCCGATGTATGCAGCACGATCATGCCGTCAAAAGAACGCAGGCAGTGGTCACACTTTTCGATGTGACACACACGAACATAGCAGTCCTTCACATGTTTTTCTTTCATGTGTTCCCTCAGATCTTCCACGTCCTCCTCACAAGTTGCACATCGGGTACCCATTTGAGGATCAGCTGGCTCCGCTGGTGCAACAGCCATCTTTGTGACGTATTCCTCCTCTGTCTCGCTACTCCCAGACGTGGGGGACTTAGGAGCAGATTTTGCCGAAATGCCGTTGCTTCCCTCCGACTCTTGCTTTGTTTTGGTTGTTGCACGATCAGAGGCCCGTTTTGCAGTAACGGGTCGCTTTGTGGGCTTGTCGTCCGACGAAGCAGCAGCAGAAGGACGCTTTAAACCCCCACCATGCACTGTGTACACATGAGTTTCAAAGAGCCTGTAAAGGTTGAACGTCTCCGTGCACACTGTGCACTTGTAGGAGAGATGTGCCGGCTTCAATACCACACGGTGCACCTGCACATACAGCAAAGTGGTTGGTGCATCAACACAACACATTCACAACTGTCGTAAATTTATAGGAGGTATTCACGTGACGTAATCAGCAAGGGGTGCTAGCACAGCAGTCACCATAGTCAGGGTCGCGTGCACGGTCGTCATCGATGGACTACCGTGCACGCGACGTGTGCTTGGACGCACACATTGTTTTGATATCTTTTCTCATGACATCAGACTGTCATATGGCGGATCGCTGAATGACCATGGCTATGTTGGCCATATATAGGCACTCGCTGGCAGCGCCCGAACTCAGTGGATACCTTCTATAACAAGAACTGCAAGAGTGAAGACACCTTCTCACCTGACCCATGTGGGCGACCAGCTTGGCGGCGTAGACGCGGCCACACACGGTGCACCGGCCACTGTCTTTGCCGGAGCTGGCCAGTTCCTGCATGTTGGACGTGACCAGTCCGTGAGCACCAAGCAGGTGCCGCTCCAGCCCTTGATCCGTGAAGAAGCGCCACTGGCACTTCTGACAGTTGAGCGGCGGCCGGGAGGTGAGAAGCTTGGCATGGACTTTGACCTTGTGTATCCACAGCATGTGTGTGCGCAGCTGCTCCAGGTCCCTGATGTAGCCGTCGCAGATCTCGCAGATCACGAAGGCTCTGGCACCCGAGTTGCTGGAGTCAAGGATTGCAGGCATCCGCGGTCGCTGGCCTGATAGGGCTTGCTGAGAAGCAGCGGCACGGAGACCTGGTCTTCCACTGGCATCGGTGGCGGGCTTTATTGGCTGGGTGAGGGCCACAGTCAGCTGTGGCCTTCCGTCGAGCAGTGGAATCGCTTCTGTACCGCTACCGACAACTTGGTAGACTTTGTTCGGTGCAGGAGTCGGCTGAATCGAAGTTAGCCTGGGACGTCCTCGTCCGTGGTTCTGATTCTGCGATGCAGACAAGAGTAGCTTCTGGTAAAGCGATGGGCCTGCTCCTCTAGGGCCCACAGGTGATCCGTTCCGGAGCACTGAAGGGTGAGTGCGGTTTGGGGCACCTTTAGCAGGAGCGCTGGTGCCCAATGTCATGTATAATGTTTCGTACGCTTTAATGTCTTCTATAGTAATCGGCTTGGCTGTCACTCCTGGAGGCTGAAAGTCACTAGATGGCAGCTGATTCATGTGGCTGTTGAAGTATTTCTGGCAACGGTTGACGTGAGCATTCGCTTTAGCTTTAAGATTGGTCTCAAAGGTACAAAAGGGGCATTCGTAGAACTGCGGTGGGGGATCCATGGTTGGCAGTTTGTGGTGGACAGCTTCCATGTGGAACACCATGGCCTTGGCATCGCGTGTTGCGTACTTGCAGAAACTGCACTGAAGTTCCCGCCGTGACGTAAGGTGGGGCTTCAGCAGGTGACCTTCCAGGACAAGACTCGATTCAGTCTTGAAGTCGCACACTCTGCAAGATTTCGTCTTGAAAGTGTACGGTTCATTGGCCATTTTTGCCTGCTGGTGTGCTTGAGCCAGCTTACGGTGCTCCTGCACCATGTCTTCTGTTTTGACACCTGGCTTCTTCATCTCGCGTTCCTTAACTCGTATTAAATCTCGGTTGAATACTTCGAGGGCCCGGCTCAGGCCAATGCCAATTAAGAACTCCCCGGCTGTGCTCTGGAAAAATTCGCTCAAAAACTTGCCCCCTTTCCCCGAAAGAGTCTTCTTTTCTGGCTTTGGCTCCCGAGCTGCACCACCATTTTCGGTGTAGAACTGGTCCGGTTTCTTGATGAGCAAGGGTGTCACCAGCGAAGGAGCTTCTAGCAAAGCTTCAGATTCTCCCATGCGAACGTCGCCACTCTTGGGCAAGGACACTGGCTCAAACTTGCCAATCTTTACATAACGACGAAGGAACTTGGGAAGGCCGGGTTGCACGGTGTCTTCCCCATCAACCCCTTCCTCCTCTTCACTCTCCACTTCCTCTAGATGTTCCATTGCTTCTTCGCTAGGCCTAACGTCAGGCAAGTTCAGAGTCTCCTTTACGGGCATTTCTGGGCTGTCTTCACGCAACTCCACGGCGGCCTGGCTCATATGCACTCAAATCCTCGTACCACTGCTGTCTTCTCGCCGAGATCACAAGGTGCCATCAGCTGTATGCATTCACTTGCATGTTCTCAGTACTGTGACTGCTTGAGTCTCCTCTGGAAGGTCTACTTGTACTGCTCAGCACTGACTCATTGGTCTATGTCTATTAGCGGACGCGGTTTTAACAGCAGGAGACTGCGCTTGGCTTGAGACTGTTACACCGTTTCGTGCAAGGTAGTACCTCTTCCACGTGAGCTGCTCACCGTAACACACCGATCACTGAAAGTGCATGTCTAGAAGAGCGACGATACTATTTGTGGATCGGATCCCCTGCTTGATGTTGACGTTACCTTTCTGGAAGGATCAATGCAGCGTTTCGTAGGCTTACACAGCGTTGAAGCGTTGAAGTCTTTCGCAAAGCTATGGTATCCAGTTCTCCAAACGTTCGAAGCAGCGGGGATTCAGGCAGCGTGTAGGGcgcgatgcgcatgcgcagtaatctAAACAAAGTGTGCGCGAATTTCGGAGGCTAGGTCGACGAGCCCACTGCGCGCAATTGTCTTTTCTTTTACTGCGGCAGCAGTGAAGCGCACATATATTGTTCAGTAAGTATATCGTTCAGCCAGTGCAAAACGAAAGCAGGACAGCACTGCGGTTGCCAGAATTTCACTGCAGCATGCAGTTGGCGCAGAAAGAGAGTAGGTCATTACGCTTTTGGCGTAACATATGAAATTGTAAATAATATATTGATAAATTGATAAacaaatatataaaaataaatacaCATAGCGATAACGAAAAATAAGAATaacaagaaataacaaaaaaatacacAGTTGCcagttttcaaataaaaaatataCGAGAATCATGGTGGCCATGACGTACTTCTTGGCTGCCAACATGGCCAACATGGCTGCCTagcagcagtagcgtagccagttttttttttttttttttggggggggggggggggggttcaaccatactttatgtatgttcatgcgtgcgtttgtatgtgcgcgtgtatatacataAGCGTGCGaaagggggggcagcccccccccctagtcacctaagaggggaggggacaaagtatgccccatacattgacttagtagcgaagggggggggggggctgatgaaccttcgccccccccccctgataagGACACCCTGTGCACGCCTGTGTGTACAGATGTAAACTTGAAAAACTTCAGGGGGGGgcgagggtttgaaccccccccccctaacctcTTTCCCCATGTCTATACGCCAGGGCTGCCAAGATAAAACAAAAGCATGCCCTTCAAAATTTGTGGCCATTGGCGTAAatcttggggtgggggggggggctaacccgccttgtgttcaggctgggggggacaccccttgcaagtgtccccccttgagatttgtcTTTCAAACATCATATATATCTTAATTGCTTGGCAGAAAAGTATAGCgcatccagcttttttttttaatgggtgtTTATTTTGTTGGGTGTACCGGTGTTCAATACCCGACAGCcgtgtgagactattgaaatcgcgACTTCCACTCGACCGGTTCCAATTACGAGAGCTGGGCCCccttgctagttttttttttattttactcaaagcatgattttaatttttatataaataaaaataaaacccaTGTTTTTTAAAAACGAAATCGCCgccacgcacccccccccccccaccccttgcgATATTTTTGGATTTACGCCATTGTTTGTGGCTGTATCCCTTTTGGGGAAACTAATGTGTTTAATGGGACATAACGTGCGTTGGGGAAGCGGTACCTCCTTAAAAAATTACTggaagagagagagtgtgtgtgtgtacaaggAAAAAGGAGGTATAGAAGGGTGAGAGGAGGTACAGAAGGCTTTGAAACACCTTGCGGAGCGGGCGTCCGCACGTCGACCTTCATCGGCAAAAGCGCCGTGCGGATGGGTAGGTCCCTTAGTTCAGAGCCCCACAGGGCACAGGCCCCCACTGGCCTGTGCCCTGTGGAGGCCTGATAGAGCAGAGCAACTTGGCTCTCCCCACTGGGTCccccctggggggggggggttgaacccccccccggaatttttttacttttgcatgtgtatatattcatgctcacatacatacgcacacacgaacacgcataaagtatggttgagcccctATGGTTGAGTTCACATTTACAAACTTTATAAATCATGGGCTGTCTTCGCGCCGTGTAACTGCGGGAGTCTGCTAAGCGCTCAATTTTTTGGCCGTCACGTTTGCTGTTAACGCGATAACGCAATTAACGTGTTGCACGTGGAGGGGAAAAAAATGTAGGGGGAAGCGTCATGTGCCAATCTTGAAGTCCAGCCAAAAAAATTCTGcggttaatgtagcgctaatgtcgttcttgtgttggtcttggtgtagttctaaatccagctcaactaccgtgaaacctgaggaagtgcgtagcacaggcaacccagcgattccctcaGCAATCGcgtgcttgccgaggcggtggcgccctctcttgcgtggtGCGGGTATTAGCCGGATCTTACAGAAGTGATTTCAGGCTAATTATCGCAATTAactcttggttatttctgtagtttatattattttaaaaccttgttaatttATTCTGCAGATGTTTTGAGCATTactgttagccttgttttaggcctgtattggccGCTGCGTGACCGTGCGACACGAGACAGAATTCTACCATGAGCTACCGAAAAAGAAGCATCGAGCACGAGGAGGAGCGgcttcggaggaggttggcttgtggaaagagagaaaaaacttttatttatgcaggcctcaaggattgtcctcgttgggtggagcccttagttcagggatgcttgcttgcttgcttgcttgcttgacccttaattcttggctcttacccactacgggggattggccactAGGCACGCTTCCTCCTATTTCGTTTTCCTTCATGGTGAATCTACCGTACGTCATCGCATGATGCTGTGACCATACACACcaagcacgggcacccagcgattcccgttcgtagagctcCCACTGCTCTGTTTTACCAGACCGCGCGATGaggccaatgtttgaggtaaggatctagggtttccccggcacgagtagaatcttgttagggaaatTCGCAAACTgtgtgtgcgacatgcgcgctactttttgctgcgctttatcgactgcCTGCTTgtcacggcagttgagatacgtgtcgtctgcagcgagttcggTCTGATTGTTTCTCCCTTccgatgtagcgacgaaggcgacggcgaagcgccggtgggaggagcaatcgcgcgctcggcgaggcggtggcaccctctcttgagcggcgcgggtgtcagccgaaTGTTTCCGAAgtgtttttagcaattttaagttaattattgcgattacttcgtggttatttcttttaattatattattttataccttgttcgtttattttaacccggttttgaacATTGTtaaccttgttttaggcctgtattgaccccTTAATATtgagcgtgaccatgcgacatgagacactggacgacaagccgggccgtTAAAGTGCTACGCGCCGAgcgccatgaccttgagcactttttcttttcttctttgagCATGCGACTTTGAGCATGCGGCGCGCTCGCTGGCATGTGGTggcatctcgcggcggccgctgtaactatgcagctcacgatgctcaaatcagccaatggccttgtactttgggtttatggcgcgaccattttgggtttatggcatcatttgtcgaaagaagagggagcgatttccagctgactttgagaatcaaTTGAAAATTCCGGGCCGCGTGCTGCGCATATAATGTCTGGCTCACATATTCTCAGGAGTCTCGACTAccgataggcctgactggctgcccaggcggcgctgcgaaaacggtgctaaaaagcgccccctacgacaagttcttcggtttcgagtagtcagactggcggccgcatgcagcactaagctcagatgagcaatggagccgccgctgtcggttgtgctactgtagttgtgctgcgctttggatctcggccaatttctggcgtggctgagttcttcaggccaagcaatctgcgtaaacgcaagaagctcgtcaacgtcaagtatgtttacgacgtgcaggagattgaaggaaccatttcggcgcgctgcaactcgcaagtgcagcgaatcgcatacgacgttgaactcgagttaagttttacgaggcatgctcgcgcgattaacgacactgcataaacgaaaagattgctgttaagaaagctgaaatgatttgcattacacgacgaaacgtaatcaagaaaggtccagtgacgaaggctagccgtcggcggcccgaatgagcgcattcgcgccgtgtgccgttttctgccgcattcagtcgcaaacactttttccccatgcacggtcgtaattttcaacatttgcttttagggaattcgtcaaattctgtcagcgtgcggcggcggtcgagaagcgacggcgcgcaatgtttagatccggccgctggaagcagccggctgtaagctgccggaaaaatcgtacgCACATAcacagggtgactcatggcatagtttttctcgtttcccacgaaatgccggctgcatatcctcgtgatcgtcgtcggcagccacggcgtgccgtctggactgcacacagggaatatatacatatataaacgcgtgcacgcgcgtacgaaaagtaaccagcacgttgcgttgcaaaccacgttttgctcgcgtactcacttcacgcgtcggacggcacgtattcagcggttccgtcgctccacttcgtacggctttcaggggaaccagtaaaaccgcacattaggatccttacccccactttcgaggcaattaaccacgcaacaataacggcggcgaccgcgcttcgggaccgcgcgctgctcagagccgtcgcccggaccacctgctttcggcacggtttgttgaagcagggatcgctcgtcaaacatgtcagactctgcaggcatagcggacaagttcctgcgtacgttttaagcactttttgagcctgaaaactaggcgcaaaattaagtaaaacgctcaaagcaactgagaactgcgtaactcgccggtcggcgtccatttttgactacccaagcaacttcggcgcacgccaccaggctccgccacagtactcaaaactccagcgcgtcagccctatcggcagcgttttctgatcattctcaaaacgtgttgcagggctcctttaaaacTGTACGTAAACTCCGAGCGGTAATTCTCCAATAATGCGTATAAGCACCGTGCTCGCATCCGTCGCCGCACATCACTACGTATACATATGGAATGTCTACCTACGAGTCAATTCAGCcggttccacgccgtgaaaaccgtcgtaGAGAGAAGCTGTAAGCGGGTGAGCGTGTGTGTGACTGTCTTGCAAGACTGTGTGGTGTCAAGTACGCCGCTAGATTACATACACGTGATTCTGCAAACGCTGCCTTGGGACCGCGTGGgccctggttcgaatcccgcccaaggaaatttatttcgttttagTTATTCACTCCGCACTCTGGTCATGTGATCTGCGTGACGCCTCTACTATACTACTACGACGTCGACATCACAGGGTAGACTCATTATATGCGCTGTCTCATGTGCGAGTTGTAAATACAGATATgtgtatgcataggcgtgcgcacagggggggggggggcggccgccccctaatcacctaatagGGGGGAcgcaatatctgccccgtacattgacccttctagtcacctaagaggggggaggcgcgcaatctgtcccatacattgacttagtatggtggggggcgctgcgataaacctttgccccaccccccaccccctgatggggaaccctgcgcacgcctatgtgtttATGCGAAGCTTATCAACGCGTTAactcggaaaatcggataattcggacgtgttctctatACTCCCGGCAAgcatatatgtgttgtttaatggcatcaaactctcgttaatacggtcatatttggccgcaaccaggttaattcggacgatcctcggagcgcggcATGCACGAAACGCCGAAAATGTGCGACTCAAAgaagcgaaaacggcgttcgcgaacaaccgaAACGGCAGCGGGCCAGTATaccttcgttttgacttcgggcaatgcgcgtgCAATGTTACAAAACGCATTCATGTTGGaggctgttgaagatgaagagcttcagccgcggtcCGCATGCTGGCCTAAAAACTCGCTTGGTATACATTGTGACGAGCGAAGTGTGGACGAACGATCATTTGccgaccctttttttttttttttcggcaaaaaaTTATTGTCTCGTGCGCGTGGCGGTGTTGGCGGTCCATGGCGGCATACGTAATAAGAGATTGTTCGGAGCACGTTATGGCTTGAGATAAggggtcttgagccgcggtcacactATGAACGAATTCGCGAATGACGAACATTGCGGCGTTTACACTATTCTTCAGTATGCAAAATGAGTACAAGATTTACGAATTCACCAAGAAAACGAacatgcattgatgtaatagacacttgtttattgttttcttgataccttcgataattcggcattcggttaattcggacatttttttccggTCTCGTGAAACcttaattaacgagcttttactgtatttgccAGTGGCGCATTGATTACGACATGCTCCCGAGGCGGAGCATTAAATAAAAAGAGTGCCCCTGTGGTGTAATGTTTAAAGCATCGAGAATCTATATAATGCAATCCCCAAGTTGAAATGTAGCCGTCCGAATAGCTTTTCTATATTTTCACCTATTTGTAACAGAGTTAGTAGGTGGTTTCATTATGCATTACATAAATCGCTGGGTTTCggttgttatgatcggcctgcctggcttggcgccgctttgacgcatgagacgttgcggctaagactaccctgatttcttccgggtcagcggttccagagattccccaagagcggcgacaacacgaaggtcgttcgtctaatattctcaggttgtctgcgcccctcgtaaaaccctttgggcacgcctgaccgactgacagtttaggaagagttgttggccgtcgaggcggcttgctttgtcgtcaaggtgccccggacaaaggacccagcgtctgggaaccgtctgcggatgcatttcccacgttctccgtggcgccttgttgccgctgtttccacaattcgtggtctgcctcgcgcataaccatcattgcaacagacttccacgtaagactcaacgtcttcgtgctgtgccgtgtgtgcgcggtgggcagtgtttttccctcgccatgggacgaactggatgtgcctctttctcctttcgtgggttgggaaggaggcggcgtttcaccttccccttttgggggcggaggtgaagatggaaattttcattggactgtcttggcctccattgtttttttctacagggaaccctgggaaggccaggacataaaatgcgagcgccgatgcgctcccgtcgAGCTCccgacaagttctctcaagctctcacgagctccgagagcttccatgatgctaaccccatcatgtagcaacacgctacctgtaaataaacgttactgttaacagctccggactcctctcctcgacatctccccaagactctggctggctccggtcctctgggcaggaCCCCTGtttacatcaactggatggcagcggtgggatgctgctgacaactggaacacatcgactggttagcagcaacgggatgacccatgcttgactcgggcctcaacgatatggtgagtgcttgactttctttgagttttgccaggttttagcttttgaagttttctaaatctgtgtgtaatcttctgtgcgtataggcttcgttgtaccgctaccatacgtcacagctattcaccattttagctttcatgttctaaaactggcagtgttttaccgtgcgtctaggcttcgcttgttcgctacctaacgtcacggcgggtagaaagtcctcactcgtgaagaccatggagttggtaaagaagctagagagaccagacctcttactactgtgtgaagagctgggaattaaggttgggagagaagagagagagtcacagctgattaaggcta includes the following:
- the LOC119407157 gene encoding MOG interacting and ectopic P-granules protein 1 — protein: MSQAAVELREDSPEMPVKETLNLPDVRPSEEAMEHLEEVESEEEEGVDGEDTVQPGLPKFLRRYVKIGKFEPVSLPKSGDVRMGESEALLEAPSLVTPLLIKKPDQFYTENGGAAREPKPEKKTLSGKGGKFLSEFFQSTAGEFLIGIGLSRALEVFNRDLIRVKEREMKKPGVKTEDMVQEHRKLAQAHQQAKMANEPYTFKTKSCRVCDFKTESSLVLEGHLLKPHLTSRRELQCSFCKYATRDAKAMVFHMEAVHHKLPTMDPPPQFYECPFCTFETNLKAKANAHVNRCQKYFNSHMNQLPSSDFQPPGVTAKPITIEDIKAYETLYMTLGTSAPAKGAPNRTHPSVLRNGSPVGPRGAGPSLYQKLLLSASQNQNHGRGRPRLTSIQPTPAPNKVYQVVGSGTEAIPLLDGRPQLTVALTQPIKPATDASGRPGLRAAASQQALSGQRPRMPAILDSSNSGARAFVICEICDGYIRDLEQLRTHMLWIHKVKVHAKLLTSRPPLNCQKCQWRFFTDQGLERHLLGAHGLVTSNMQELASSGKDSGRCTVCGRVYAAKLVAHMGQVHRVVLKPAHLSYKCTVCTETFNLYRLFETHVYTVHGGGLKRPSAAASSDDKPTKRPVTAKRASDRATTKTKQESEGSNGISAKSAPKSPTSGSSETEEEYVTKMAVAPAEPADPQMGTRCATCEEDVEDLREHMKEKHVKDCYVRVCHIEKCDHCLRSFDGMIVLHTSDSGDEDSSEEEEDDTGQELTDADGPPCAKDAGGLDAKNPEVDDQQAETM